The following proteins are co-located in the Rutidosis leptorrhynchoides isolate AG116_Rl617_1_P2 unplaced genomic scaffold, CSIRO_AGI_Rlap_v1 contig75, whole genome shotgun sequence genome:
- the LOC139885072 gene encoding photosystem II reaction center Psb28 protein-like, whose protein sequence is MATLQSVALSSPVSHYLQQQQQQQPPSSLSVMSNVVWLLMQLVERSNVVSLAYIVLQKVGRVSCSTNRIAQYSFNGQSLHFLSRRRQLPLIRRNSQFSLGITMMVKPVIQFVQGTDEQTVPDVKLTKSRDGTNGMAIFRFEQPSVFDSSGEIGDITGFYMIDEEGVLQSVDVNAKFVNGRPAGIEAKYIMRSPREWDRFMRFMERYANANGLQFVKS, encoded by the exons ATGGCTACTCTTCAATCAGTCGCATTGTCCTCTCCTGTTTCACACTACttgcagcagcagcaacaacaacaaccaccatctTCTTTGTCAG TCATGTCTAATGTGGTTTGGTTGCTGATGCAATTGGTAGAAAGGTCTAATGTGGTTAGCTTAGCTTATATTGTTCTACAAAAAGTTG GAAGAGTTTCTTGTTCTACGAATCGAATTGCTCAGTATTCATTCAATGGACAATCGTTGCATTTCCTTTCTCGTCGTCGTCAGCTCCCCTTAATTAGACGAAACTCCCAATTCTCACTAGGCATCACAATGATGGTCAAACCAGTAATTCAATTCGTACAAGGAACAGATGAACAAACAGTACCAGACGTGAAGCTCACGAAATCCAGAGACGGCACAAATGGTATGGCAATATTTAGGTTTGAGCAACCATCTGTGTTTGACTCTTCGGGCGAAATTGGCGACATTACCGGATTCTATATGATTGATGAAGAAGGGGTTCTTCAGTCGGTCGATGTAAATGCCAAGTTTGTGAATGGAAGGCCAGCCGGAATCGAAGCTAAGTATATAATGAGGAGTCCTAGAGAATGGGATAGGTTTATGAGGTTCATGGAGCGTTATGCCAATGCAAATGGCTTGCAATTTGTCAAGAGTTAA